One part of the Rutidosis leptorrhynchoides isolate AG116_Rl617_1_P2 chromosome 1, CSIRO_AGI_Rlap_v1, whole genome shotgun sequence genome encodes these proteins:
- the LOC139872660 gene encoding serine/arginine-rich splicing factor RS31-like isoform X1 — protein MKPVFCGNFEYETRQSDLEKLFGRYGRVDRVDMKSGYAFVYFDDERDAEDAIRSLDNTPFGYDRRRLSVEWARGERNRHRDGSKSMANQRPTKTLFIINFDPIRMRVSDIERHYEPYGKLLHVRIRRNFAFVQFETQEEATKALKSTHMSKILDRVVSVEYALRDDSERRSWSISPRINYGRRGDSPYRSPSPYRRSRPSPDYGRAPSPVYDRYTGPSYGRSRSPEYGRYHSRSPVRRSRS, from the exons ATGAAGCCGGTTTTCTGTGGTAATTTTGAGTACGAAACTCGTCAATCGGATCTTGAGAAGCTGTTCGGAAGATATGGAAGGGTCGATCGGGTTGATATGAAATCTG gatatgcttttgtttactttgatGACGAGCGTGATGCCGAAGATGCGATTCGTTCTCTTGATAATACCCCGTTTGGATATGACAGGCGCAGGTTGTCTGTGGAATGGGCTAGG GGTGAGCGTAACCGGCACCGTGATGGCTCCAAGTCTATGGCGAATCAAAGACCTACTAAGACATTGTTTATAATCAACTTTGACCCAATTCGCATGAGGGTTAGTGATATTGAGAGGCACTATGAGCCATATGGAAAACTTCTACATGTTCGTATCAGGCGCAACTTTGCTTTTGTGCAGTTTGAAACACAAGAAGAGGCTACAAAAGCTTTGAAGTCTACCCACATGAG TAAAATATTGGACAGGGTGGTGTCGGTAGAGTATGCGTTAAGGGATGACAGTGAGAGACGATCTTGGTCTATTAGCCCTAGAATAAATTATGGTCGTCGAGGTGATAGTCCTTATAGGTCACCAAGCCCATATAGGAGAAGTCGACCAAGTCCTGATTATGGGCGTGCTCCAAGCCCTGTATACGATCGGTACACTGGGCCCTCTTATGGCAGGTCTAGGAGCCCTGAATATGGAAGGTACCACAG CCGGTCTCCTGTTCGAAGGTCGAGGAGTTGA
- the LOC139872660 gene encoding serine/arginine-rich splicing factor RS31-like isoform X2, whose translation MKPVFCGNFEYETRQSDLEKLFGRYGRVDRVDMKSGYAFVYFDDERDAEDAIRSLDNTPFGYDRRRLSVEWARGERNRHRDGSKSMANQRPTKTLFIINFDPIRMRVSDIERHYEPYGKLLHVRIRRNFAFVQFETQEEATKALKSTHMSKILDRVVSVEYALRDDSERRSWSISPRINYGRRGDSPYRSPSPYRRSRPSPDYGRAPSPVYDRYTGPSYGRSRSPEYGSRSPVRRSRS comes from the exons ATGAAGCCGGTTTTCTGTGGTAATTTTGAGTACGAAACTCGTCAATCGGATCTTGAGAAGCTGTTCGGAAGATATGGAAGGGTCGATCGGGTTGATATGAAATCTG gatatgcttttgtttactttgatGACGAGCGTGATGCCGAAGATGCGATTCGTTCTCTTGATAATACCCCGTTTGGATATGACAGGCGCAGGTTGTCTGTGGAATGGGCTAGG GGTGAGCGTAACCGGCACCGTGATGGCTCCAAGTCTATGGCGAATCAAAGACCTACTAAGACATTGTTTATAATCAACTTTGACCCAATTCGCATGAGGGTTAGTGATATTGAGAGGCACTATGAGCCATATGGAAAACTTCTACATGTTCGTATCAGGCGCAACTTTGCTTTTGTGCAGTTTGAAACACAAGAAGAGGCTACAAAAGCTTTGAAGTCTACCCACATGAG TAAAATATTGGACAGGGTGGTGTCGGTAGAGTATGCGTTAAGGGATGACAGTGAGAGACGATCTTGGTCTATTAGCCCTAGAATAAATTATGGTCGTCGAGGTGATAGTCCTTATAGGTCACCAAGCCCATATAGGAGAAGTCGACCAAGTCCTGATTATGGGCGTGCTCCAAGCCCTGTATACGATCGGTACACTGGGCCCTCTTATGGCAGGTCTAGGAGCCCTGAATATGGAAG CCGGTCTCCTGTTCGAAGGTCGAGGAGTTGA